In Methanobacterium sp., the following are encoded in one genomic region:
- a CDS encoding HesA/MoeB/ThiF family protein: MPKRFEGMAYWEIVSRQMGIVTKSEQERLKEAKITVVGCGGIGGATTEMLVRMGVGNLRIIDKDNFDVSNINRQLMSSFYSVGKSKVSVTEETLKSINPFTNIEAIEKEVNEDNVNEIVADSDIVIDALDNIITRIIVSRCARNLDIPFIHGAIHGTMGQVNVFTNNTPSYEEIFKLPSLSKDLTEEIINKVNGMGAEVPPVIAPLPNIVGCLQAFEAFKLITGQGEPIMAPDVLMFDLLGKEPFSTVKF, from the coding sequence ATGCCAAAAAGATTTGAAGGAATGGCTTACTGGGAAATTGTAAGCAGACAAATGGGAATTGTAACTAAATCAGAGCAAGAAAGACTTAAAGAAGCTAAAATCACTGTTGTTGGCTGCGGTGGAATTGGTGGTGCCACTACAGAAATGCTTGTTAGAATGGGTGTTGGAAACCTTAGAATAATTGATAAAGATAATTTCGACGTGTCTAACATTAACCGTCAGCTTATGAGCAGCTTCTATAGCGTTGGAAAATCTAAAGTAAGTGTGACAGAGGAAACTTTAAAGTCAATAAACCCTTTTACAAATATTGAAGCAATAGAAAAAGAAGTAAATGAAGATAATGTCAACGAAATCGTTGCAGATAGTGATATAGTTATAGATGCCCTTGATAATATTATAACAAGAATTATAGTAAGTAGATGTGCCCGAAATCTGGATATTCCTTTTATTCATGGTGCAATTCATGGAACAATGGGCCAAGTAAATGTTTTTACAAATAATACTCCCAGTTATGAGGAAATTTTCAAATTACCATCCCTAAGCAAGGATTTGACAGAAGAAATAATAAACAAAGTAAATGGGATGGGTGCTGAAGTTCCTCCAGTTATTGCCCCATTACCTAATATTGTGGGTTGTTTGCAGGCTTTTGAAGCTTTTAAACTTATTACAGGTCAAGGAGAACCAATTATGGCTCCTGATGTTTTGATGTTTGATCTTTTAGGTAAAGAACCTTTTTCAACTGTTAAATTCTAA
- a CDS encoding AIM24 family protein yields the protein MNCPNCGVEVDADTKFCPECGSKIEVVETAAPEVVPEPVPAEVPAVAGGQTTTKYSIAQFVSKTSEKTGGNEVFELENAYLLDVNVNGKVWAKWGSMVSYIGDMKFRKESSLEGGIDKFLKKKMTGAGAHLMKAEGQGHLYLADYGKEIIILNLQNERLYVNGNDVLAFEETVSYDIKMMSGGGSMMSGGLFQIRFEGTGMVAITTHFTPLTIQVTPDKPIYTDPNATVAWSDGVVPEIKMDVGLGTLLGRSSGETFQMKFQGTGFVIVQPYEEIAGGLGQI from the coding sequence ATGAATTGTCCAAATTGTGGTGTAGAAGTAGATGCAGATACTAAATTCTGCCCTGAATGCGGTTCAAAAATAGAAGTAGTTGAAACAGCTGCTCCAGAAGTGGTGCCAGAACCAGTTCCTGCTGAAGTTCCAGCAGTAGCCGGAGGCCAAACTACAACTAAATACTCAATAGCTCAATTTGTAAGTAAAACCAGTGAAAAAACTGGTGGTAACGAAGTATTCGAACTTGAAAATGCTTACTTGCTGGATGTTAATGTAAATGGTAAAGTTTGGGCTAAATGGGGTTCAATGGTATCCTATATAGGCGATATGAAATTTAGGAAAGAGAGTTCTCTTGAAGGTGGAATTGACAAGTTCTTAAAGAAGAAAATGACTGGAGCCGGAGCACATTTAATGAAAGCAGAAGGCCAAGGACATCTTTATCTTGCTGATTATGGAAAGGAAATAATCATATTAAACCTTCAAAACGAAAGACTGTATGTAAATGGAAATGACGTGCTTGCATTTGAAGAAACTGTGAGTTATGACATTAAAATGATGTCTGGAGGAGGAAGCATGATGTCTGGAGGTCTTTTCCAGATAAGATTTGAAGGTACAGGCATGGTTGCAATAACAACCCATTTCACACCATTAACAATTCAAGTAACTCCAGATAAGCCTATTTACACTGATCCAAATGCAACTGTTGCCTGGTCTGATGGTGTTGTTCCTGAAATTAAAATGGATGTGGGCTTAGGTACCCTTTTAGGCAGAAGCAGCGGTGAAACATTCCAGATGAAGTTCCAGGGAACTGGTTTTGTAATTGTTCAGCCTTACGAAGAAATTGCCGGCGGCTTAGGTCAAATATAA
- a CDS encoding 2-oxoacid ferredoxin oxidoreductase (catalyzes the coenzyme A-dependent decarboxylation of 2-oxoacids, such as pyruvate and 2-oxoglutarate) yields the protein MDPNVYDVENADIAWCPSCGDFAILRTLKMALGELEIDPKKLVLVSGIGQAGKLPHYLKSNTYNSLHGRALSPATAIKAVNKNLTVIAVGGDGDMYGEGGNHFMHTIRRNPNITNIVHNNMVYGLTKGQASPTSQLKMKTPLQVEGVFEEPFNPLTVAISLNASFVARTFAGDIKNMKEIFKKAIQHRGYALVDVFQPCVAFNKINTYQWFKDNTYPLEESHDPYDKHEAFKRAAETEKYPLGIFYINPDKPTFEETLTVYSDDKSPLYEREVDMQKLKDLIEIKRKI from the coding sequence ATGGATCCAAACGTGTATGATGTGGAAAATGCTGATATTGCATGGTGTCCTAGCTGTGGAGACTTTGCAATATTAAGAACACTTAAAATGGCTCTGGGAGAACTTGAAATTGATCCTAAAAAGCTTGTACTTGTATCTGGAATTGGTCAGGCCGGGAAATTACCTCATTATCTTAAATCAAACACCTATAATAGCCTTCATGGCAGGGCTCTTTCTCCTGCAACTGCAATTAAAGCAGTAAATAAAAATTTGACTGTAATAGCTGTTGGTGGCGATGGTGATATGTATGGTGAGGGAGGAAACCATTTTATGCACACAATCCGCCGAAATCCCAATATCACAAATATTGTGCATAATAACATGGTTTATGGCCTAACAAAAGGTCAAGCATCACCAACAAGCCAGCTGAAGATGAAAACACCACTGCAAGTTGAAGGGGTGTTTGAAGAGCCTTTTAACCCATTAACTGTTGCAATATCTCTTAATGCATCATTTGTGGCTAGAACATTTGCTGGAGATATAAAAAATATGAAAGAGATTTTTAAGAAGGCAATACAACATAGAGGATATGCTCTTGTTGATGTTTTCCAGCCATGTGTCGCTTTCAACAAAATAAACACCTACCAATGGTTTAAAGATAATACATATCCTCTTGAAGAGTCTCATGACCCTTATGATAAACATGAAGCATTTAAAAGGGCTGCAGAAACTGAAAAGTATCCTTTGGGAATTTTCTATATAAATCCTGATAAACCAACATTTGAAGAGACTTTAACAGTTTACAGTGATGATAAATCTCCGTTATATGAAAGAGAAGTTGATATGCAGAAATTAAAGGATTTAATTGAAATAAAAAGGAAAATATGA